ATCAGCCAGCCTTAAGACAGCAGGAGATCGCCGCAAAACTTGGCGTAACCCCTCAGGCAGTCTCTGAATATATAAGAGAACTTGTAGATGACGAGATGGTGGCTTCACAGGGCAGGGGCAGCTACACAATAACACCAAAAGGTGTAGAATGGGTCACAAACAATGCCGAAGCTCTTGAATCCTACTCAAAGCATATTACAAGGGATATTATCCGGCAGGTATCGGTCTGGACCGCAATAGCTGAATGTGACATAAAAAAAGGTGACATCGCAGGTGTCACTATGAAAGACGGCTACCTCAGGGCAAACCTCAGCAGAGAAGATGCAAGAGGAGAGGCAATTTCGGATGCCAAAGCCGGCATGGACATAGGAATTTCCGGCCTGAAAGGGATAATCAACCACCACAGCGGAATCGTACATGTCTGCAAGGTACCAAGAAT
The sequence above is a segment of the Methanoplanus limicola DSM 2279 genome. Coding sequences within it:
- a CDS encoding DUF7839 domain-containing protein, translating into MLKNQNDPLYIILRSKKEATRFQILVEIAENQPALRQQEIAAKLGVTPQAVSEYIRELVDDEMVASQGRGSYTITPKGVEWVTNNAEALESYSKHITRDIIRQVSVWTAIAECDIKKGDIAGVTMKDGYLRANLSREDARGEAISDAKAGMDIGISGLKGIINHHSGIVHVCKVPRIERGGSKNVRPEMLRDILEKSRFTGAVGIEAEIAIINAGGKADSFFGAREGVIEAAVHGLDCAVVIVDEEFTDFLKRLETANLRYVIHDLISR